Proteins from a genomic interval of Lelliottia amnigena:
- the mtnC gene encoding enolase-phosphatase E1, which yields MIRAIVTDIEGTTSDIRFVHNVLFPYARERLAAFVTAQQYAEPVKSILDNLRDEIAAPHATTGELVDALFSFMDEDRKSTALKALQGIIWQDGYVNGDFTGQLYPDVLPALEKWKAQGIDLYVYSSGSVAAQKLLFGYSDEGDITHLFSGYFDTRVGAKRDVQSYQNIAAQISVSPSQILFLSDIHEELDAAEQAGFRTLQLIRGDEDGASHHHQIHQFDEINPEQIPS from the coding sequence ATGATTCGCGCGATTGTGACGGATATTGAAGGCACCACCAGCGATATTCGTTTTGTGCACAATGTGTTGTTTCCCTACGCGCGTGAGCGGCTGGCGGCATTTGTCACCGCCCAGCAATACGCCGAGCCGGTGAAATCCATTCTGGACAACTTGCGTGATGAAATCGCTGCGCCGCACGCCACGACGGGTGAGCTGGTCGACGCGTTGTTTTCCTTTATGGACGAAGATCGTAAATCCACGGCATTAAAAGCGTTGCAGGGAATTATCTGGCAGGACGGATACGTCAACGGCGATTTTACCGGTCAGCTTTATCCGGACGTTTTGCCTGCGCTCGAAAAATGGAAGGCACAAGGCATTGATCTCTATGTTTATTCCTCGGGGTCTGTTGCCGCGCAGAAACTGTTATTTGGCTACAGCGACGAAGGTGATATTACTCATCTGTTCAGCGGCTATTTTGATACCCGCGTCGGCGCCAAGCGCGACGTTCAGTCTTATCAGAACATTGCGGCGCAAATCAGCGTATCGCCTTCGCAAATCCTGTTCCTCTCGGATATTCATGAAGAGCTGGACGCGGCTGAACAGGCCGGTTTTCGCACCCTGCAGCTGATTCGCGGCGATGAGGACGGCGCAAGCCATCACCATCAGATCCACCAATTCGACGAGATTAATCCGGAGCAGATCCCTTCATGA
- the mtnB gene encoding methylthioribulose-1-phosphate dehydratase, translating into MTDNLQLTQLVDACRWIGAKGWAPATGGNMSIRQDDTFCWLSESGKDKGSLTIDDFLQVNIASNRAPSGRKPSAETGLHTLIYRLFPEANAVLHVHTVNATVLSRLVKETELHLSGFEMQKSLAGQSTHLDTVTIPVFDNDQDIDALASRIAHYAQERPFNYGFLLRGHGLTCWGRDVAEARRHLEGLEFLFECEMRLRQLEKI; encoded by the coding sequence ATGACAGACAACCTGCAACTCACGCAACTGGTCGACGCCTGCCGCTGGATTGGCGCAAAAGGCTGGGCACCCGCGACGGGCGGAAACATGTCGATTCGCCAGGACGACACCTTTTGCTGGCTCAGCGAATCGGGCAAAGACAAAGGCAGCCTGACCATTGACGATTTCCTGCAAGTGAACATCGCCAGCAACCGCGCGCCGTCTGGCCGTAAACCTTCGGCAGAAACCGGGCTGCATACGCTGATTTACCGCCTGTTTCCCGAGGCCAACGCGGTGCTGCACGTTCATACCGTCAACGCCACCGTACTCTCGCGCCTGGTGAAAGAGACAGAGCTGCATCTCAGCGGGTTTGAAATGCAAAAATCCCTCGCCGGACAAAGCACACACCTGGACACGGTGACAATCCCGGTTTTCGATAATGACCAGGATATTGATGCTCTCGCGTCGCGAATTGCCCATTACGCGCAAGAACGCCCCTTTAATTATGGTTTTCTTCTGCGCGGTCATGGCTTAACCTGCTGGGGACGCGATGTGGCAGAAGCCCGCCGTCATCTGGAAGGTTTAGAATTCTTATTTGAATGCGAAATGCGTTTACGACAACTGGAGAAAATATGA